In Candidatus Babeliales bacterium, the following proteins share a genomic window:
- a CDS encoding lipid II flippase MurJ, protein MNRQAIRQKTVQVASSTMISRLLGMMREVLMANLLGVGVIADAFITAFKIPNSMRKVFAEGALSAALVPTFVSLGKKDDKKAVSSLMTLSLLIFEGILFAICVLIFWKAEAVIRFIAPGWYCIPQQREFAIFGIPVLDKTIGACVAFLAQGQAGAQVAYAVSFLRLLIGFILFLSTSALLASALQSVNDFFVPAFAQVLINVIFIAGILLCMYFNWPVKILCAFILFSGLVHMLWHLIAYFRVGFTLAPITKNTWVSMRQILNKFFPCLLSMSVMELLLVVSTSIASFLPAGSIALVYYANRFMGIPLGVFSRAFSTVLFPYFARVGTYARSRLSFFLFEAAKLIFWVMVPVSLLFAFISEKLFLTLFLSKKFTMIHVQEASTILIIFVIGLFFFSLNHILLNLYYALHETRIPLYISVAVLVIDVLLSYFILMPLFGAAGIALTTVLVSMMQTALFALGLNYFFGIALYTTRFGAFAIKSLMQCTLFSLLFFICYSFCTLFIARFIPEWSHVLLETMIFWAWLCPLAVLFFVLLSKTRRSFGIHLYFLE, encoded by the coding sequence CCTTTTAGGCATGATGCGCGAAGTACTCATGGCAAATCTCTTGGGTGTTGGTGTGATTGCAGACGCTTTTATCACCGCATTCAAAATTCCTAACTCTATGAGAAAAGTTTTTGCTGAAGGCGCGCTCAGTGCGGCGCTGGTGCCCACGTTTGTTTCGTTGGGTAAAAAAGATGATAAAAAAGCGGTCAGCAGTTTAATGACTTTGTCATTACTTATTTTTGAAGGAATCTTATTCGCGATATGCGTTCTGATTTTCTGGAAAGCGGAGGCGGTAATTCGTTTTATTGCACCGGGTTGGTATTGCATTCCACAACAAAGAGAATTTGCGATTTTTGGCATTCCAGTGCTTGATAAAACTATCGGCGCATGCGTCGCTTTTTTAGCACAAGGGCAAGCGGGTGCGCAAGTGGCCTATGCCGTTTCATTTTTGCGACTTTTAATAGGATTTATTCTTTTTTTATCAACAAGCGCGCTGCTTGCAAGTGCTTTGCAGTCGGTGAACGATTTTTTTGTGCCCGCATTTGCGCAGGTGCTCATTAACGTTATTTTTATTGCCGGCATTTTATTGTGCATGTATTTCAATTGGCCAGTAAAAATTCTTTGCGCATTCATTTTATTCAGTGGTTTAGTGCATATGCTTTGGCATCTGATCGCTTATTTTAGAGTAGGTTTTACCCTCGCACCCATCACGAAAAATACATGGGTCTCAATGAGGCAAATTCTCAATAAATTTTTCCCCTGTTTGCTTTCAATGAGCGTTATGGAATTATTACTCGTTGTTTCAACCAGCATTGCTTCCTTTTTGCCTGCAGGCTCGATTGCTCTCGTTTATTATGCAAATCGCTTTATGGGAATTCCGCTCGGTGTTTTTTCTCGAGCATTTTCGACTGTTTTATTTCCCTATTTTGCTCGCGTGGGCACCTACGCTCGTTCGCGCTTGAGCTTTTTTCTTTTTGAAGCGGCAAAGCTTATCTTTTGGGTGATGGTTCCGGTATCGCTTTTGTTTGCCTTCATTTCTGAAAAGCTTTTTTTAACCCTCTTTCTTTCAAAAAAATTCACGATGATTCATGTGCAGGAAGCGAGCACTATTTTAATCATTTTCGTGATAGGACTTTTTTTCTTTTCACTGAATCATATCTTGCTCAATTTATATTACGCATTGCACGAAACGCGCATTCCGCTTTATATTTCGGTAGCGGTTTTAGTGATCGATGTTTTATTAAGTTATTTTATTTTGATGCCTCTTTTTGGCGCAGCCGGCATTGCCCTAACCACGGTGCTTGTAAGCATGATGCAAACCGCGCTTTTTGCTCTGGGATTGAATTATTTTTTCGGTATCGCTCTCTATACGACTCGCTTTGGAGCGTTTGCTATTAAGAGTTTGATGCAATGCACTCTTTTTAGTTTGCTCTTTTTTATCTGCTATTCATTCTGCACGTTATTTATTGCACGTTTTATTCCTGAATGGTCTCATGTTCTTTTGGAGACGATGATTTTTTGGGCGTGGCTCTGTCCTTTGG